GTTCTCGAGAAGGCCCCGGGCGTGCCCGACATCACCACGGGCGGACGCTCCACGGTTGGGCTGATCCGGCGCGCGCAGCCCAACCGTGGAGCGTCCGCCCGTGGTGATGTCGGGCACGCCCGGGGCCTTCTCGAGAACAAGGGTGAGCGGGCCTGGCCAGAAGGCCCGCGCGAGCACCCGCGCCTCGAGTGGAATGCCCACCGCCCAGCGGTCGAGGGCCGTGGCGTCGGCGACGTGCACGATGAGCGGGTGGTCGGCGGGCCGCCCCTTGGCGCTGAAGATGCGGGCGACGGCCTCGGGATTCGACGCGTCTGCGCCGAGCCCGTACACGGTCTCGGTGGGAAAGGCCACCAGACCGCCCTTGCGCAGCACCTCGGCCGCACGTTCGATGAGAGTGGCGTCGATGTCCACGACGTTCAGTACACGCCCCCATCCGGTCGGGATGATCGCAGTCTCCCCGCATCCACATCGAGACGATAGGTCGGCGTCGTCCCGCTCCAGGTGGTCAGGTCGAAGGTTCCCCCGGTGGCCACACGCTCGACAGCGACGTCGTGAACCTCGAGCGGGGCGGCCTTGAAATCGTCGCGCGGCTGGGGGCGCGCCTGCAGGAACCAGGCGGGCCCAGTGCCCACCACCCGCGCCGCGCCGTCTCCTTCCACGAGAACGGCGGCCCCTTCTTCCACGGCGATGCCGCGCACGCGCGAGGCGCCGTCCTCCATGGTGCGGCTCATGAAGGTCAGCAGGCGGCCCATGCGATCGCGCGCCATGAAGTGGGTGTCGGTGATCACGTCTTTCATGTAGGGGAGGCGCAAGAAGTGGTGCTCGAGGGTGACGTGGCGGTCGTGCGGATCTGCCAGGGCGGTCTTCGAATCGACCGTGTCGTGCGCCGCGGTGAACACGTGCTCGCCGAGGATGGCCAGTCCCGCGCTCGTACCCCCGACGGGCACACCCGCATCGACACGCGCCTGGATTGCGTCGCCCAGAGGCGTATCCTTCCACATGCGCACGTAGTCCCACTGATCGCCGCCCGCCACGAAGATGGCGTCTGCCTTGCGGACCCGGTCGACCACGAACGGGTCGCGGGCGGCGCGGGGGCGCGTGATGACCAGGGTCTCCACCGAGTCGACCTTTCCCAGGCCGTCGATGTACTCGTTGTAGGCGTCGCCTCCGCTCGCGCGCAGCACCACCACGTCACCGCCGCTCGCGTGCTCGGCCAGCCAGCGGAAGGCGGCGTCGACGTCTTCACCGCCCCCTGCGAGCAGGAGCCCCGGGCGCGGCGTCACGTTTGCGTCGGCGGCGTTTCCGCGGCAGGTCCAGGTCCAGCCGTCACCGCTTCTGCACGACGTCTGCGCCGCCGCGACGCAGCCGAACCAAGGGGCGCCCACGGCGGCGGCCGCCAGCACGTACCCGAGCCGAGCCGCCATTCCCTTGAGGCGGCTGGCCATGGCGCGCAGACCCGTCAGCGCGACCGACGCGGGCCTCTGGGGGGCAGGGGCGCCCGCTGGCGTGAAGTGGTCGCCGCGCGTGGGTGAGTCGGCGTCAGCTCGGGCGCAAGGCGCTGCAAGCGGTGAGCGCGAGGGTGTACGCGACACCTGGGGGGAGGAGGTCATCGAAGCGATGTCAGGCATGGCGCGAGAATAGCAGACGCAAGGGGAGCGCGGGTTTCCGAAACGTTACACTTTTTTCGGTTCTGCAAGCGCCCGGCACAAAATCATGGGGCCTGCCCGTGATGGGGGGCTTCAATCTTTACATTTTGCCGACCGTCTGCTACAACCCATCAGAATGCGCACGCTCAGCAACGCCGACAGACGTCTCTCACCTCGTCGTGGGGGCTTCACCCTCATCGAGCTGCTGGTCTCGGTGGCAGTCTTGATGATTGCGTTCATGCTCATCCTGCCGAACCTCAACCGCCTGACCTCGCAGCAGCAGTGCAACCAGGCCGCGCAGCGCCTGTTCGGTGACGTGCGCCGTGCGGCCGCGCAGGCCCTGAAGGCCGAGAGCCTGGTGGTGATCGATTCCACCTCCACGGGATACACCATCTCCCTCGTTCCGGAGACGAGTCTGGGCAACTACTCGTACGCATCCAACACCTGGACCGTGATCAAGCGGGTCGATTTCCTGGCCGACTTCCCGAGGGTGCAGATATCGAACGGGGCATCGACGCGCGTCATCCTGGGGCCGAAGGGGTGGCCCGTCGCCTCGGGCGACACCTCCACCACCCTCACGAACGGCGCCACCTCGGCGGGCCTCACCACCACCGCCAGCATACTCCAGACTGCTGACGCCGGGTCGACGAACTCCACGAACCGCGGCCAGTTCTACCGCTGGACCTGCACCGTGGGCACGCCCACGACCTACACGGTCAAGCTCTACACCAACGGCCGCATCTTCGTCGACACCCCCTGACAGATCGCGTTCAGCGCCCGCGGGCCTTCGCACCCTCGATAGCCTGGCGCAGGCTCACGATATCGGCCTCGCTCTCGAGGGGCGCTGAGACGCGCAGCGCGATGGCGCCATCTCGCCCGTACACGGCGGTGTGTGGAATGGTGCCGCTCGTGATGCCCAGGCCCTGTATGAGGGCGTCGGGCGCGCCGGTGTACACGATGACCGGGAAATCGATGGCGCTGGCGGCTGCGTAGTCGCCCACGGTGCGGGCGACCGCCTCACGCGGGCTGTCGTCCATGAACATCTCCCACGAGACGCCCACGAACGCCACGTCGGGGTCGTTCACCAGCGCGGCGTGCAGCTTCACGAGCAGGGGCATCTCGTCGACGCAGCCGGTGCACCAGGTCGCGAAGTGATGCGCCACCAGCACACGCCCCTGCTGGGCGTCGATGTGGGCTTCGAGCTCGCGCAGGTCTGCGAAGGTCACAGCGGGGGGCATGGGCTTTGTCTCCTTCAGAAGAAAGCCGCGCCCGTCACCTCATACCCGTCCTTGGGAGAGAGGCGCCAGGCGCGGTGGGCGTTTTGAGACGCAGGAGCGGGTGGGCTCAGCTGCCTTTGACGAACTCGACCTCGATGGTGATGAGCACGTCTTCGCCCACCAGCAGCCCGCCGCTCTCCATGATCTTGTTCCAGCCCAGGCCGAAGTCCTTGCGGTTGATGGTGGTGCTGGCGGTGGCGCCCACACGGGTCTTGCCGAACGGATCCTTGATGACCTCGGAGAACTCACCGCCCAGCACGACGGTCTTCGTCACGCCGTGAAGCGTGAGGTCGCCCGTGAGCTGGAACTTGCGCCCCGAGGTCTGGCGGAAGCGCTTCGACTTGAAGGTGATGGTGGGGAACTTCTGCACGTCGAGGAAGTCGGCGCCCTTGAGATGGCCGTCGCGCTTCTCGTTGCGGGTGTCGACGCTGGCGGTCTGGATGATGGCCTCGACCTGTGCTGAGCCCACGGTCTTGCCGTCGAACGAACCGCTGCCCGAGGTATCGCGGAACGAGCCGGACACCCGCGAGACCCCCATGTGGGCCACGGAGAACGTCACGTTGGTGTGGGCCGAGTCGAGCTGCCAGCTCTCGCCTGCGCGCAGGGGAGACACGCACGCCAGTGCGACGGCGAGGATGATGACGCACCGAACGATGCGATGGGGGCTGCGCATGAGGGGGTTCTCCTTCGGGGTGTTTCTGAGACGGCCAGGGCCGTCAGGGGAAGGGTGTGCGCGCCGTCGGCCTATTCGACGGCGGAGGTGGCCGTGGGCATGACGAAGGCCTGGGCCTCGTGCTTCACGTCGGGTGTGGTGGCGCAGGCCGATTTCATGCAGAAGCCGCACGCCTGGGGGCCAGCGACGCCCTGACGGAAGCGGCGGAAGAGCTCTGACTCGCTCCAGATCTCGTGCAGGCCCTTGCGTCGGATGTTGCCGGCGGGGAACTGCCGGCATGTGAACGAGCATGGGGCGACGCTCCCGTTCGCGCTGATGAACGTGAACAGGTTGGCGCCCTGGCAGCGATAGCCGAAGGCCGTGCTGGTGACCCCTGGCCCTTTGTAGGGGAAGTGCGCCATCTTCAGGGGCACCTCGAGGGTCTCCACCATCTTGCCGAGCTTGCGGTACAGGTCGGCCCCCTCTTCGCTCGAGAGCCACAGGCCGGGCTGCTCGGCCCCATACCCCAC
Above is a genomic segment from Pseudomonadota bacterium containing:
- a CDS encoding threonylcarbamoyl-AMP synthase; translation: MNVVDIDATLIERAAEVLRKGGLVAFPTETVYGLGADASNPEAVARIFSAKGRPADHPLIVHVADATALDRWAVGIPLEARVLARAFWPGPLTLVLEKAPGVPDITTGGRSTVGLRAPDQPNRGASARGDVGHARGLLEN
- a CDS encoding prepilin-type N-terminal cleavage/methylation domain-containing protein; translated protein: MRTLSNADRRLSPRRGGFTLIELLVSVAVLMIAFMLILPNLNRLTSQQQCNQAAQRLFGDVRRAAAQALKAESLVVIDSTSTGYTISLVPETSLGNYSYASNTWTVIKRVDFLADFPRVQISNGASTRVILGPKGWPVASGDTSTTLTNGATSAGLTTTASILQTADAGSTNSTNRGQFYRWTCTVGTPTTYTVKLYTNGRIFVDTP
- a CDS encoding TlpA family protein disulfide reductase, whose translation is MPPAVTFADLRELEAHIDAQQGRVLVAHHFATWCTGCVDEMPLLVKLHAALVNDPDVAFVGVSWEMFMDDSPREAVARTVGDYAAASAIDFPVIVYTGAPDALIQGLGITSGTIPHTAVYGRDGAIALRVSAPLESEADIVSLRQAIEGAKARGR
- a CDS encoding polyisoprenoid-binding protein; protein product: MRSPHRIVRCVIILAVALACVSPLRAGESWQLDSAHTNVTFSVAHMGVSRVSGSFRDTSGSGSFDGKTVGSAQVEAIIQTASVDTRNEKRDGHLKGADFLDVQKFPTITFKSKRFRQTSGRKFQLTGDLTLHGVTKTVVLGGEFSEVIKDPFGKTRVGATASTTINRKDFGLGWNKIMESGGLLVGEDVLITIEVEFVKGS